A segment of the bacterium genome:
GCAAATTATTTAAGAACTATAGATACGATTATAGAATCGACAACGCGTTTCATTGCCAATAAGGGGTCCTATCAGAATCCCTGGAAGAGGAAGAAGATTGAGAATATTGCTATTCTCTTACAGGGAGCTCTGGCAGCAGAGGGCATGGTGGGGTTAAAGATGAACGTGAGAAAGGAAGACATTTCCAAACTTATGAAGATTCTGCCTGCACTCAAAAAGCCGACAGTTTCCCTTTTGACTATTCCGGGTTGGCTTGCCCTTGAGATAATCCTAAAAGAAGAAATGGTAAAGAAGATTCTTCCGGAACTGAAGCGCGCTGGTGCTGAAGGGATAATAGAGTATCCCCTGAATAAAGTAATCTATTAGGCAAGAGAGATTCTGGAGTCCTCCCGAAAGGGAGGCAGGTAGTCAGCCTTGCTTTCGCAAGGAGTCCATGAAAAATGACTCTGACCCCTTTTTTTAGGGGGAATAAATATTGGAGGTTCAATGACTGTTCGAGTACGATTTGCACCTTCGCCCACAGGCTATCTCCATTTAGGAGGGGCCCGCACCGCCCTATTTAACTGGCTTTTTGCCAGACAAAAAGGTGGTGCGTTCATTCTTCGGATTGAAGATACTGATGAGGTGCGCTCTACTGACGGAGCTGTCAGGCAGATTATTCACGGACTCGAATGGTTGGGTATGGATTGGAATGAGGGTCCCAAGATTACTCTCAAGCCGGGCGGACGATTAGTTGAAGAAATTCTTGAACCTTCCCAGATAGTCATTGAAGAAGTTGGAAAATATGGGCCATACTTCCAGATGAAAAGACTTGAGTTTTATAAGAAGTATGCTGAAGAACTTGTCCAATCCGGTAAGGCTTATCGCTGCTATTGTCTTCCTGAAGAGCTTGAAGAGATGAGAAAGAAAGCACTTCAGGAAAAGAGACCGCCAAAGTATGATGGTAGATGTCGTAAGCTCACTCCAGAAGACGAGAAGAGGTATATAGAGGAAGGCAAGAAGCCCGTGGTGCGCTTCAAGACTCCCCGGGAAGGAGTTACAGAATTTGACGATAAAGTAAGAGGAAAAGTAAGTTTTGAGAATAAATTATTGGACGATTTTGTTATGCTTAAATCGAGTGGCTCTCCCACATACAATTTTGCAGTAGTAGTTGATGACCACGAAATGGAGATATCCCATGTGATTCGTGGTGACGACCACATCTCCAATACTCCCAGGCAGATTCTCCTCTATGAAGCGCTTGCCTGGAAGAAGCCACAATTTGCCCACGTGCCGATGATTCTCGGCTCGGATGGCAGCCGGCTCAGTAAAAGACACGGAGCGACTTCTCTCAACTATTATGAGGAAGAAGGTTATCTTCCAGAGGCATTAATGAACTATCTTGCTCTTCTGGGCTGGGCTACAGAAGATAGCCAGCAGATTTTTACCAGGGAGGAAATGATAGAAAAGTTCTCTTTAGAAAGGTGCGCAAAATCTGCTGCCATTTTCGACCCGCAGAAACTTCTCTGGATGAATGGAGAGTATATAAGGAAGATGGAACCGGATGAGCTTACTTTCAAAGCCTTCCCATTTATAGCAAGTGAAAAAGAAAAATTAGTGGAAGGTAAGAAATATGAAGAGATTGAAGATGCGGTCAAGATGGCACTGACTAAATCGATTTCCCTTGAACAAGAAAAAATAAAATTACTGAAAGATATTCCATATTTGATAAGTTATATGCTTAAGGAAGATTTAAAAGATAAAGATTACGAAGAGGAAGCGAAAGAGAAAGTATTAAAGGTTAGCGGCGTTAAACAGATACTATCCGATTGCAGGGATAGGTTCGCCAGGTTGCAAGATTTCTCAGAAGAGAAAATTGAAAAAGAAATCCGCAACTATGCCAAGGAGAGCGGTAAGAAGACAAGTGAAGTGTTCCACCCTATCAGAGTGGCAGTCTCCGGCCGCACCAGAGGGCCGGGTCTATTTGCTCTCTTATCTTTTCTCGGCAAAGAGAGGGTCTTAAAGAGAATAGATTATACAATCAGAAACTACCTGTAGTTTCTCTGTAAGGAGGCGGGATGGAAGAAGAACCAAAATTGAACATGCTTTTTATGAGCCTTGTTCTCTCCCTTTCTCAGGCAGCAATGCAGCATATGGGTAAAGTTACTAATCCCCTGACGGGTGAGATTGAAAGAAATTTAGAGCAGGCAAAAGTAACAATCGATATGATGGACATGCTAAAAGAGAAGGCAAAAGGGAATCTGGTTAAAGAGGAAGAGAAGTTAATCGGTGAGACTCTGGCCACTCTCCAGCTGAACTATGTTGATGAGGTAAAAAAGGGAAAGGAAGAGGAGAAGGAAGAGAAAAAAGAAGAGCAAAAGGAATAGAAATTGCCGGGTGGTCTAATGGTAGGACACGAGACTCTGGATCTTGGTGTGGAGGTTCGAATCCTCCCCCGGCAGTTCCGATGGAGTCGGAACAGAACAGTGGAAAATCGAAATTGGATAATGAATAAAAGAGGATGTGTGTCGGATTCAAAAGGGTTCACTTTGATTGAACTTATGATTTCTGTAGCAGTTATTGGATTACTTGCTGTTACTGTCATCATAATAGGTGGCAATTCAATTCGCAAGGCAAACGAGAATGTGGCAAAGGGAAATCTGGGTATTTTGCGTATGTCAATTATGACCTATTATGGAACTAATGAGGGAATATGGCCTTCTAACCCGCTTTCCAACTCTTTGGTTCCTGATTATGTAAATGAGATTCCATATTTGAACCTTGAGTCTCATCCACGAACAAATCAAGTCGTGGGGCCTAATCTCACTGATAGCGGTGGATGGTGCTATAATTCTGCAACAGGGAAAATTTGCGTTGATTGCACACATCCCGGTCTTGAGGGAACTCAAATATCCACCTGGTAGATTTAGAGGATGGAAGAATCCAAGAAAACATTATATTTATCCATAGCTTCCACTTTGGCCTGGATTTTGGGAATTTTAATGTTATTTAGTGCTATTGCCATTGCTATTCCTGCCATATCTATGGGTGAGAGCCTTGGATTTCCTATTTTAATGTTAGTGATTGGTAGCTTATATTGTTTCAGTGGATATGGATTAAGAAAGAAGCGACGAATAGCGGGGGTGGTGGCTTTAGTTGTTTCGGGCCTGGTGTTAATTCTTAATATAATGTCGCCTGCGAGAGTGAGTCCGCTGACAATTTTGGTTAATTTAGCAATTATAATCCTGGTTTTGATTAACTGGAAAGAACTTGCTTAGAAAAATGCTAAGAAAAATTATTGCAAGAATTGGAATTATTATTAGTACAATTGGGATGATTTACAGTGGTTTAATGTTTCTCAATGTTGTGGTTGCTGATTTAGCATATAGATTTTGGGATGGTGGAATAGTGGCTTCGAATATTGCAGGGGTCCTGGATATAATGTGTGGCAGTATTCTACTCTATCTAACTATTAACATATTAAGGAAAATTGATGTTAAACGAAATGCGAGAATTGGCGTGATTGTTTGTATAGCCGGTGTAATTTCTGACTGGATAGGCGGGTTATATGGTATAAGCGCCCTTATAGGATTGATATCCAGTTATTTCATAAAAAGAGAAGTTTAGGTGGTATCTGTTTATGAGTTTCCCACATTGCTTAGAATAATTCATTTTTTTGCTGGGGAGGGTATTATGGCGGAAATTAAGGTGGAGAAGCTGTCTGATGAGGAATTGAAATCGTTGGGAGTGGATGACTGGAGCCCGTGGGAATGCGAGCCCTCAACTTTCGACTGGGAATATGATGAGAAGGAGACCTGCTACGTTCTGGAAGGGAAAGTGAAGGTTAAAACTCCTGATGGTGAAGTTGAATTTGGTAAGGGCGACCTGGTCACATTCCCCAAGGGACTCAAATGCACTTGGAATGTGATAGAGAAAATCAGGAAAACATATAAGTTTGGATAAGATTGATAGAAAATGGCATATAAAATATTTGCTGATGCAGTTATTGTGGTACATTTCCTGTTTATACTATTTATGCTATTTGGGTTTCTACTTACCTTATATGCTGTCTTCTTCAGGCAGAAATTCTTTGATAGGTGGCTGTTCAGGGTACTCCACCTCGTGGGTATTTTCTATGTTGTCTCTTTAAGCATTCTGGGCAAGTATTGCCCGTTAACTCTACTCGAAAATCAACTAAGGTTAAGACATGAAGCATATTCAGTATATTCTGGTTC
Coding sequences within it:
- the gltX gene encoding glutamate--tRNA ligase, which produces MTVRVRFAPSPTGYLHLGGARTALFNWLFARQKGGAFILRIEDTDEVRSTDGAVRQIIHGLEWLGMDWNEGPKITLKPGGRLVEEILEPSQIVIEEVGKYGPYFQMKRLEFYKKYAEELVQSGKAYRCYCLPEELEEMRKKALQEKRPPKYDGRCRKLTPEDEKRYIEEGKKPVVRFKTPREGVTEFDDKVRGKVSFENKLLDDFVMLKSSGSPTYNFAVVVDDHEMEISHVIRGDDHISNTPRQILLYEALAWKKPQFAHVPMILGSDGSRLSKRHGATSLNYYEEEGYLPEALMNYLALLGWATEDSQQIFTREEMIEKFSLERCAKSAAIFDPQKLLWMNGEYIRKMEPDELTFKAFPFIASEKEKLVEGKKYEEIEDAVKMALTKSISLEQEKIKLLKDIPYLISYMLKEDLKDKDYEEEAKEKVLKVSGVKQILSDCRDRFARLQDFSEEKIEKEIRNYAKESGKKTSEVFHPIRVAVSGRTRGPGLFALLSFLGKERVLKRIDYTIRNYL
- a CDS encoding DUF1844 domain-containing protein; amino-acid sequence: MEEEPKLNMLFMSLVLSLSQAAMQHMGKVTNPLTGEIERNLEQAKVTIDMMDMLKEKAKGNLVKEEEKLIGETLATLQLNYVDEVKKGKEEEKEEKKEEQKE
- a CDS encoding prepilin-type N-terminal cleavage/methylation domain-containing protein, with the translated sequence MNKRGCVSDSKGFTLIELMISVAVIGLLAVTVIIIGGNSIRKANENVAKGNLGILRMSIMTYYGTNEGIWPSNPLSNSLVPDYVNEIPYLNLESHPRTNQVVGPNLTDSGGWCYNSATGKICVDCTHPGLEGTQISTW
- a CDS encoding cupin domain-containing protein, with translation MAEIKVEKLSDEELKSLGVDDWSPWECEPSTFDWEYDEKETCYVLEGKVKVKTPDGEVEFGKGDLVTFPKGLKCTWNVIEKIRKTYKFG
- a CDS encoding DUF2784 domain-containing protein; this translates as MAYKIFADAVIVVHFLFILFMLFGFLLTLYAVFFRQKFFDRWLFRVLHLVGIFYVVSLSILGKYCPLTLLENQLRLRHEAYSVYSGSFIVHYLERLVYPDVNPLVIQIPTVFIAIFTIVMFIVKPPKKIKSIMGKK